In Trichomycterus rosablanca isolate fTriRos1 chromosome 4, fTriRos1.hap1, whole genome shotgun sequence, one DNA window encodes the following:
- the adcyap1b gene encoding adenylate cyclase activating polypeptide 1b isoform X1 produces MAKTNRATLALLIYGILMRYSAHCTPIAMGFPNIRLDSDVFGDDGNSLTELSYEPETMSARSAPALPEDAYTLYYPPERRTEKHADGLLDRALRDILVQLSARKYLHSLTAVRVGEEEEEEEEDSEPLSKRHSDGIFTDSYSRYRKQMAVKKYLAAVLGRRYRQRFRNKGRRFAYL; encoded by the exons ATGGCCAAAACTAACAGAGCGACTTTGGCTCTGCTCATCTATGGGATCTTAATGCGCTACAGCGCCCACTGCACCCCCATCGCCATGGGCTTCCCCAATATCAG GTTAGACAGTGATGTATTTGGGGATGATGGGAATTCTCTGACAGAGCTGTCCTATGAGCCGGAGACAATGAGCGCACGCAGTGCACCAGCACTCCCTGAGGACGCCTATACTCTCTACTATCCACCCGAAAGAAG AACGGAAAAGCATGCAGACGGATTGTTAGATAGAGCCTTGAGGGACATCCTGGTTCAGTTATCAGCCCGAAAGTATCTGCATTCTCTGACAGCAGTTCGTGTAGG tgaggaagaggaggaggaggaggaagattcTGAGCCACTGTCCAAGCGCCACTCGGATGGTATTTTCACAGACAGCTACAGTCGCTACCGGAAACAAATGGCCGTGAAAAAATACCTTGCAGCTGTGCTGGGAAGAAGGTACAGACAAAGGTTTAGAAACAAAGGACGTCGCTTTGCTTATTTgtag
- the adcyap1b gene encoding adenylate cyclase activating polypeptide 1b isoform X2, with the protein MAKTNRATLALLIYGILMRYSAHCTPIAMGFPNIRLDSDVFGDDGNSLTELSYEPETMSARSAPALPEDAYTLYYPPERSEEEEEEEEDSEPLSKRHSDGIFTDSYSRYRKQMAVKKYLAAVLGRRYRQRFRNKGRRFAYL; encoded by the exons ATGGCCAAAACTAACAGAGCGACTTTGGCTCTGCTCATCTATGGGATCTTAATGCGCTACAGCGCCCACTGCACCCCCATCGCCATGGGCTTCCCCAATATCAG GTTAGACAGTGATGTATTTGGGGATGATGGGAATTCTCTGACAGAGCTGTCCTATGAGCCGGAGACAATGAGCGCACGCAGTGCACCAGCACTCCCTGAGGACGCCTATACTCTCTACTATCCACCCGAAAGAAG tgaggaagaggaggaggaggaggaagattcTGAGCCACTGTCCAAGCGCCACTCGGATGGTATTTTCACAGACAGCTACAGTCGCTACCGGAAACAAATGGCCGTGAAAAAATACCTTGCAGCTGTGCTGGGAAGAAGGTACAGACAAAGGTTTAGAAACAAAGGACGTCGCTTTGCTTATTTgtag